In the genome of Spirochaetia bacterium, one region contains:
- a CDS encoding ABC transporter ATP-binding protein/permease encodes MIKTLLGRVREYRKVSVLTPFLVFFETLMMSVLPYLMSMLIDQGLQVHNMTQVWRVGFYIIIATLFMGLFGVLGGWTAAKASAGFAKNLRHDLFYAIQGYSAKNIDKYSTSSLVVRLTTDVQRLQMAFQMSIRLAVRAPFSLIFSMCMAFYVDWHLALLFVYMIPIIALIMIITIKIAFPLFEKVFAQYDRLNTVVEENVDGIRAVKAYVNERREINKFKKESNTLCGQYTKVGKLAINIMPLMLLSIFSLDVLIMWLGAKQVVLGSLTTGELVSLVSYVSMAMMGLMMLSSFFVMMTISSASAKRVCDVLNEKVDLRDPEHPIMNVENGDIVFDHVAFSYSSSSDKLCLSDIDLNITSGERIGIIGGTGSSKTTLVSLIPRLYDTTEGHVLVGGVDVRNYSLKILRHNVAFVPQESRLFSGTIKENLRWGNETASDAQMERVCRIAQADAFIRTFPDGYDTHIEQGGRNVSGGQRQRLCIARALLTEPRIIIFDDSTSAVDMSTEASIRLALHDELPSVTQLIIAQRVSTVQECDRILVLDEGRISGFGTHAELLAGNAIYREVYESQTREVQLA; translated from the coding sequence TTGATCAAGACGCTTCTTGGAAGGGTCAGGGAATACCGCAAGGTGAGTGTCCTGACCCCTTTTTTAGTATTTTTTGAAACGTTGATGATGTCTGTGCTGCCATATTTGATGTCTATGTTGATTGACCAGGGTCTACAGGTCCATAATATGACACAGGTTTGGCGTGTGGGTTTTTATATCATTATTGCAACGTTATTTATGGGACTATTTGGTGTTCTTGGAGGATGGACTGCTGCGAAAGCTTCTGCTGGTTTTGCCAAGAACCTTCGTCATGATTTGTTTTATGCTATCCAAGGATATTCAGCCAAGAATATTGATAAATATAGCACAAGTAGCTTAGTCGTCAGGTTGACGACAGATGTCCAACGGCTTCAAATGGCATTTCAAATGTCGATACGTTTAGCCGTCAGGGCACCATTCAGCCTTATATTTTCAATGTGCATGGCATTCTATGTGGACTGGCATCTTGCTTTGCTGTTTGTCTATATGATTCCGATCATAGCCTTGATAATGATTATAACCATCAAGATTGCCTTTCCCCTATTTGAAAAAGTCTTTGCCCAGTATGACCGTCTCAATACAGTCGTTGAAGAAAATGTTGACGGTATCCGTGCTGTAAAAGCGTACGTCAATGAACGGAGAGAAATCAATAAATTTAAGAAAGAAAGCAATACGCTTTGCGGCCAATACACAAAAGTCGGTAAACTTGCAATCAATATCATGCCTCTGATGCTGCTGAGTATTTTTTCTCTTGATGTCCTTATCATGTGGCTGGGAGCAAAACAGGTTGTCCTTGGTTCCCTGACTACGGGTGAATTGGTAAGTTTGGTCAGCTATGTTTCTATGGCTATGATGGGCCTCATGATGCTTTCTTCTTTCTTCGTGATGATGACTATTAGCAGCGCTTCTGCAAAAAGGGTCTGTGATGTACTCAATGAAAAAGTAGACTTGCGGGATCCTGAGCATCCTATTATGAACGTAGAAAATGGTGACATTGTCTTTGACCATGTTGCTTTTAGTTATTCCTCTTCATCTGACAAATTATGTTTGTCGGATATTGACCTGAACATTACCAGCGGAGAACGAATTGGCATAATCGGAGGGACCGGTAGCTCCAAGACGACGTTGGTTTCTCTCATTCCTCGCCTTTATGACACTACCGAAGGACATGTACTGGTCGGCGGCGTCGATGTAAGGAATTATAGTTTGAAAATTCTTAGGCATAATGTGGCCTTTGTCCCGCAGGAAAGCCGATTGTTCAGTGGTACGATAAAAGAAAACCTGAGATGGGGCAATGAGACCGCTTCTGATGCACAGATGGAACGGGTTTGTCGTATAGCCCAAGCAGATGCATTCATTCGTACTTTTCCTGATGGGTATGATACCCATATTGAACAGGGAGGACGAAATGTATCCGGTGGCCAACGGCAGCGTCTCTGTATTGCACGGGCTTTGCTGACTGAACCTAGAATTATCATCTTTGATGATTCTACCAGTGCCGTTGATATGAGTACGGAGGCATCTATCAGGTTGGCACTGCATGATGAGCTTCCCTCCGTTACTCAATTGATCATTGCCCAAAGGGTTTCGACTGTACAGGAGTGTGACCGCATTTTGGTACTGGACGAGGGTAGGATCAGTGGATTTGGAACTCATGCAGAGCTTCTGGCTGGCAATGCCATCTATAGGGAAGTCTATGAATCCCAGACCAGGGAGGTGCAGCTTGCCTAG
- a CDS encoding MarR family winged helix-turn-helix transcriptional regulator, which produces MREQCASRELRKLSNHLRRRLMTFRTEYSETTQTSSHFYIINFIDSKGDTPVYQRDIDTMFSLRRPTTTEILKLMEKNGLVKKERVSSDKRLKRVVITEKAKKMDMEFDIFLEQLENDLTKNLSDEEMQIFFKVIEQMRKNLVETEKS; this is translated from the coding sequence ATGAGAGAACAATGTGCATCAAGAGAGCTACGGAAGCTTTCGAACCATTTGAGACGGAGGTTGATGACCTTCAGGACTGAGTATAGTGAAACGACGCAGACGTCATCTCACTTTTATATCATCAATTTTATTGATTCGAAGGGTGATACTCCTGTATATCAACGGGACATTGACACCATGTTTTCTCTTCGGAGACCTACTACTACTGAAATTCTGAAGCTGATGGAAAAGAATGGTCTGGTCAAGAAAGAGCGTGTCAGCTCGGACAAGCGTCTGAAGAGAGTAGTGATTACTGAGAAAGCGAAGAAGATGGACATGGAATTTGATATATTCCTTGAACAACTTGAAAATGATTTGACCAAGAATCTAAGTGATGAGGAAATGCAGATCTTTTTCAAGGTAATTGAACAGATGCGAAAGAATCTGGTGGAGACCGAAAAGAGTTGA
- a CDS encoding class I SAM-dependent methyltransferase: MTELEYSYKDFGKILKHNSLAMRRIVLNENTDCMRVYDRNLGLLPVAVDLYGLYARVTDYSPEGLADDVISDCCDIVRRMCYIQSDHVVFMHRLKREGRQQHGLQAMESLKVPVKESGYSFTVDLTSHIDTGLFLDHMRTRQMVGEMSKGLKVLNLFSYTGAFSVYAAGGGAREVVSVDLSGPSTAWARQNLGANGFIGDMYRCIQSDALKFIIEALKNNEIYDLIIFDPPSFSNSHRMDEDFDVRRDYVRYFDLLNNLLSPEGTMVFSTNLSTFQMDSGRVRGFDLEQITKSVAAPGFTKNKGTSRTWILKKIRNITLRKKDWVGYKRVPSSENGSDDRILRNAKEFERMDTEEKKDENFELNDQQEIDASPVEKTDQDAALEGKSEQEDAVQTKESDESQGSESSETEATEVTAESTEENNYDNIIKSLDSDQETDSDNGMLSLRWDDSEPVKVATSEPKPIESLKDRKKDSDMDDQKKRDLDKVFSSHGSRRDDGSAGRGDRDRRDFGDNRRDDRRSPGRFSDGDRSRRSRDDDRGGYGSRRFRDDDRGGYGSRRSRDDDRGGYGSRSRDNDRGYGSRGSRDDDRGGYGSRRSRDDDRGGYGSRSRDNDRGYGSRGSRDDDRGGYGSRSRDNDRGYGSRGYRDDDRGGYGSRSRDNDRGYGSRGYRDDDRGGYGSRRYHDDDRGYGSRSRDNDRGYGSRGYRDDDRGGYGSRRYHDDDRGGYDRRSRDDSGYRGDRERRESRYDMDRRKKKNTRSVISRDGGVKPYGFEKFEKTHTRGEDESQFFWLDEKKES; encoded by the coding sequence TTGACGGAATTGGAATATTCATACAAGGATTTTGGAAAGATACTCAAACATAATTCTCTGGCGATGAGGCGCATTGTACTCAATGAGAATACGGATTGCATGAGGGTATATGACCGAAATCTTGGCTTACTCCCTGTTGCTGTTGATTTATATGGTCTCTATGCAAGGGTAACTGATTATAGTCCTGAGGGATTGGCTGATGACGTCATATCTGATTGCTGTGATATTGTTCGTCGTATGTGCTATATTCAGTCAGATCATGTTGTTTTTATGCATCGTCTGAAAAGAGAAGGCCGACAACAGCATGGTCTTCAGGCTATGGAAAGCCTGAAAGTACCGGTAAAGGAAAGTGGCTATTCCTTTACAGTTGATTTGACCAGTCATATTGATACCGGCTTGTTTCTTGACCATATGAGGACCAGACAGATGGTTGGCGAGATGAGCAAAGGGCTCAAAGTACTGAATTTGTTTTCTTATACTGGTGCATTTTCTGTGTATGCTGCCGGTGGTGGTGCCAGGGAGGTTGTTTCTGTTGATTTGAGTGGGCCTTCTACTGCATGGGCCAGACAGAACCTGGGTGCCAATGGGTTTATAGGTGATATGTACCGATGCATCCAGTCTGATGCATTGAAATTTATCATTGAAGCATTGAAGAACAATGAAATATATGATTTGATTATTTTTGATCCACCAAGTTTTTCAAATAGCCACAGAATGGATGAGGATTTTGATGTTAGGCGAGATTATGTACGTTATTTCGATTTATTGAACAATTTGTTGTCTCCTGAAGGTACCATGGTTTTTTCGACGAATCTGAGTACTTTTCAAATGGACAGTGGGAGAGTAAGAGGTTTTGATTTGGAGCAGATTACTAAGTCGGTAGCCGCTCCTGGCTTTACAAAGAACAAGGGTACCAGCCGTACCTGGATATTGAAAAAGATAAGGAATATTACTCTTAGGAAGAAAGACTGGGTTGGATATAAAAGAGTGCCCAGCAGTGAAAATGGGTCCGATGACAGGATCCTGCGGAATGCAAAGGAATTTGAAAGAATGGATACTGAAGAAAAGAAAGATGAAAATTTTGAATTGAATGATCAGCAGGAGATTGATGCTTCTCCGGTAGAAAAAACTGATCAAGATGCTGCCTTGGAAGGTAAATCAGAACAAGAAGATGCCGTACAGACCAAGGAATCTGACGAAAGTCAGGGATCGGAAAGTTCGGAGACGGAAGCAACAGAAGTAACTGCAGAATCCACCGAAGAAAATAATTACGATAATATTATCAAGTCCCTTGATTCAGATCAGGAAACTGATTCTGACAACGGCATGCTTAGCCTACGTTGGGATGATTCTGAACCGGTCAAAGTTGCTACAAGTGAACCAAAACCGATTGAAAGCCTCAAGGATAGGAAAAAAGATTCTGATATGGATGATCAGAAGAAGAGGGATTTGGATAAAGTCTTTTCATCGCATGGTTCTCGCCGTGACGATGGAAGTGCTGGCCGAGGTGATCGTGACAGACGTGACTTTGGAGATAATCGCCGTGACGACAGAAGGAGTCCTGGTCGTTTCTCTGATGGAGATAGATCCCGCAGGTCCCGTGATGATGACCGTGGTGGCTATGGTAGCCGTAGGTTCCGTGATGACGACCGTGGCGGATATGGTAGCCGCAGGTCCCGTGATGACGACCGCGGTGGATACGGCAGCAGGTCTCGTGATAATGATCGTGGCTATGGCAGTCGTGGGTCTCGTGATGATGACCGCGGTGGATATGGTAGCCGCAGGTCCCGTGATGACGACCGCGGTGGATACGGCAGCAGGTCTCGTGATAATGATCGAGGCTATGGCAGTCGTGGGTCTCGTGATGATGATCGCGGTGGCTATGGCAGCAGATCTCGTGATAATGATCGTGGCTATGGCAGTCGTGGGTATCGTGATGATGATCGCGGTGGCTATGGCAGCAGATCTCGTGATAATGATCGTGGCTATGGCAGTCGTGGGTATCGTGATGATGACCGCGGTGGCTATGGTAGCCGAAGATATCATGATGATGACCGCGGATACGGCAGCAGGTCTCGTGATAACGATCGTGGTTATGGCAGTCGTGGGTATCGTGATGATGACCGCGGTGGCTATGGTAGCCGAAGATATCATGATGATGACCGTGGTGGATACGACCGCCGATCTCGGGATGATTCCGGATATCGAGGGGATAGGGAACGCAGGGAGAGCCGCTATGATATGGATAGGCGGAAAAAGAAAAATACTCGCTCTGTAATTTCCCGTGATGGTGGTGTCAAGCCATATGGTTTTGAAAAGTTTGAAAAGACCCATACCAGGGGCGAAGATGAAAGTCAGTTCTTCTGGTTGGATGAGAAAAAAGAATCATAA
- the rpsD gene encoding 30S ribosomal protein S4, whose protein sequence is MATRRGPRFKECRRLGVNTCGHPKAMDRANDPAFRKKHKVSDYGMQLTEKQKVKSYYGIFERQLRNYYEQASKSTTMRTGDALITTLECRLDNLVYRIGFGNSIRLSRQLVSHGHILVNGKKVDIPSYRCRPGDVISMKEKSTKNEQFRKNFLGAAHFKLAYIEKNEEAFSGTLLRLPERSEVPVEINDQLVVEFYSK, encoded by the coding sequence ATGGCAACTAGAAGAGGTCCCCGTTTTAAAGAATGTCGTAGACTTGGTGTGAATACTTGTGGTCACCCCAAGGCTATGGATCGAGCAAATGATCCTGCTTTTCGAAAGAAACACAAAGTATCTGATTATGGTATGCAGCTCACTGAGAAGCAAAAAGTCAAATCATATTATGGTATCTTTGAAAGGCAGCTTCGCAATTATTATGAGCAGGCTTCCAAGTCTACAACTATGAGAACTGGTGATGCATTGATCACGACTCTGGAATGCAGGCTTGACAACCTTGTATATCGTATCGGTTTTGGTAATTCCATCAGACTTTCACGTCAGTTGGTTTCACATGGTCATATCTTGGTCAACGGGAAGAAGGTTGATATTCCTTCCTATCGTTGCAGACCTGGTGATGTTATTTCCATGAAAGAGAAATCTACCAAGAACGAACAGTTTAGAAAAAATTTCCTAGGTGCAGCTCATTTTAAGCTGGCATATATCGAAAAGAATGAGGAAGCTTTTTCAGGCACTTTGCTGAGACTTCCTGAACGTAGCGAAGTACCTGTAGAAATCAATGATCAGTTGGTCGTTGAATTCTACTCAAAGTAG
- a CDS encoding 5'-nucleotidase C-terminal domain-containing protein, whose protein sequence is MKRLSSKIMTSVLTASLIISLVGCASTATKVEQVPSTPVAEAPVPAEKTAAEKAAAEKAAAEKAAAEKAAAQKAAAEKAAAEKAAAEKAAAQKAAAEKLAAKKTTEYPYNVSTIVKSDKAVSDFDLYIAATGNVKGALDGIDYAKLATLLKAGRSLTADTLLLDAGNATSGSALVESFGGEPAGVLMAMLGYDAVAPGAGDFAYGTARLEQAASYAYQNTSLKVLSANTLTKKGNPVFQPYQVYYFNGKTVLVAGLTSPAAAKNDTEGLSFTDPVIIKNAQAAVDMAKSMVDYVVVLGNVDDSQYTAKLICQNIKGIDLFVEASDKPYTEMVNGTTLVGTGAGLQQIGLVDVSVKGDRMSTKVLGFVSASDINDPAHSALAKQYGIASIPADNDVACYLAKVSAAYAEKMMTPVQKAAAEKAAAEKAAAQKAAAQKAAAQKAAAEKAAAEKAAAEKAAAQKAAAEKLAAKKTTEYPYNVSTIVKSDKAVSDFDLYIAATGNVKGALDGIDYAKLATLLKAGRSLTADTLLLDAGNATSGSALVESFGGEPAGVLMAMLGYDAVAPGAGDFAYGTARLEQAASYAYQNTSLKVLSANTLTKKGNPVFQPYQVYYFNGKTVLVAGLTSPAAAKNDTEGLSFTDPVIIKNAQAAVDMAKSMVDYVVVLGNVDDSQYTAKLICQNIKGIDLFVEASDKPYTEMVNGTTLVGTGAGLQQIGLVDVSVKGDRMSTKVLGFVSASDINDPAHSALAKQYGIASIPADNDVACYLAKVSAAYTAKMNMSAQKAAAEKAAAEKAAAEKAAAEKAAAEKAAVKYPYGVTPIIKAKGSNPNFDLFIVHTNDVHGRLASDGKATIGYPKLSTMLQVARSLTDNILVLDAGDVSQGTNIVNMFQGETAGVMLDMLGYDAVAPGNHDFDFGQDRLIQAAKYADQYTNIKVLSANILDSKGNFLLQPYQIYEFNGFKVAVIGLTTPDTMTSTNPKNVVGLKFVNPLDVLDEAQAAVNMAHKYADYVVVLGHVGINPNVTSGLTSIDICKHINGIDLFIDGHSHDAIEGGKVVNGALIVQAGEYMKNVGVVDVSVRNDKAVGQTETLVKASDVLDPAESKLAQKYGITEVPDDPEVASFIADKQAALDKEYGTVIAKLPVWLDGERADVRTRPTDLSRMICTAMTEATGADFSITNGGGIRASLAAGDVTINDVMTVLPFGNTMTVCELTGEQVYAALEHGYSGLPEPAGSYSQTDLRVVYNKYGKPGKRILRVLVGDKIIKKDSTPYKVCTNDFMVAGGDGYTMFTKVIGTYGMLSDALMDYLKANYPVR, encoded by the coding sequence GTGAAGCGTTTGTCCAGTAAAATTATGACATCGGTGCTTACGGCATCGCTGATCATATCCCTTGTAGGTTGTGCTTCTACTGCGACTAAGGTCGAACAGGTTCCAAGCACACCAGTTGCAGAGGCACCTGTGCCAGCTGAAAAGACTGCTGCTGAAAAAGCTGCCGCCGAGAAGGCTGCCGCTGAGAAGGCTGCTGCCGAGAAGGCCGCTGCCCAGAAGGCTGCTGCCGAGAAGGCTGCCGCTGAGAAAGCCGCTGCCGAGAAAGCCGCTGCCCAGAAGGCTGCTGCTGAGAAACTTGCCGCCAAGAAGACTACTGAATATCCCTATAATGTCTCGACTATCGTGAAGAGCGACAAGGCGGTTTCTGACTTTGATTTGTACATTGCCGCTACCGGGAACGTGAAGGGCGCGCTTGATGGCATAGACTATGCCAAGCTCGCTACTTTGCTGAAGGCTGGCAGGAGTCTTACTGCCGATACCTTGCTCCTTGATGCGGGCAATGCGACCAGTGGCAGTGCATTGGTCGAGAGTTTCGGCGGGGAGCCTGCAGGCGTGCTGATGGCGATGCTGGGCTATGATGCCGTGGCTCCTGGTGCCGGTGACTTTGCCTATGGTACCGCTCGTCTGGAGCAGGCTGCTTCCTATGCCTACCAGAACACGAGCCTGAAGGTCCTTTCGGCCAATACGCTCACGAAGAAGGGGAACCCTGTGTTCCAGCCGTATCAGGTCTACTATTTCAACGGCAAGACCGTGCTGGTTGCCGGGCTGACTTCTCCTGCGGCTGCAAAGAATGACACTGAGGGGCTCAGCTTTACTGATCCTGTCATCATAAAGAACGCACAGGCGGCAGTTGACATGGCGAAGTCGATGGTTGACTACGTCGTGGTGCTTGGCAACGTCGACGACAGCCAGTATACGGCTAAGCTGATTTGCCAGAACATCAAGGGCATTGACCTGTTCGTTGAGGCGTCGGACAAGCCGTATACCGAAATGGTGAACGGGACGACGTTGGTAGGGACCGGAGCCGGGCTGCAGCAGATTGGTCTGGTGGATGTGTCCGTGAAGGGTGACAGGATGTCCACGAAGGTCCTTGGTTTTGTATCGGCCTCTGACATCAACGATCCTGCCCACAGTGCGCTGGCAAAACAATATGGTATAGCTTCCATTCCTGCGGATAATGATGTTGCTTGTTATCTTGCCAAGGTAAGTGCGGCATATGCAGAAAAAATGATGACACCAGTCCAGAAGGCTGCCGCTGAGAAGGCTGCTGCCGAGAAGGCCGCTGCCCAGAAGGCCGCTGCCCAGAAGGCCGCTGCCCAGAAGGCCGCTGCCGAGAAGGCTGCCGCTGAGAAAGCCGCTGCCGAGAAAGCCGCTGCCCAGAAGGCTGCTGCTGAGAAACTTGCCGCCAAGAAGACTACTGAATATCCCTATAATGTCTCGACTATCGTGAAGAGCGACAAGGCGGTTTCTGACTTTGATTTGTACATTGCCGCTACCGGGAACGTGAAGGGCGCGCTTGATGGCATAGACTATGCCAAGCTCGCTACTTTGCTGAAGGCTGGCAGGAGTCTTACTGCCGATACCTTGCTCCTTGATGCGGGCAATGCGACCAGTGGCAGTGCATTGGTCGAGAGTTTCGGCGGGGAGCCTGCAGGCGTGCTGATGGCGATGCTGGGCTATGATGCCGTGGCTCCTGGTGCCGGTGACTTTGCCTATGGTACCGCTCGTCTGGAGCAGGCTGCTTCCTATGCCTACCAGAACACGAGCCTGAAGGTCCTTTCGGCCAATACGCTCACGAAGAAGGGGAACCCTGTGTTCCAGCCGTATCAGGTCTACTATTTCAACGGCAAGACCGTGCTGGTTGCCGGGCTGACTTCTCCTGCGGCTGCAAAGAATGACACTGAGGGGCTCAGCTTTACTGATCCTGTCATCATAAAGAACGCACAGGCGGCAGTTGACATGGCGAAGTCGATGGTTGACTACGTCGTGGTGCTTGGCAACGTCGACGACAGCCAGTATACGGCTAAGCTGATTTGCCAGAACATCAAGGGCATTGACCTGTTCGTTGAGGCGTCGGACAAGCCGTATACCGAAATGGTGAACGGGACGACGTTGGTAGGGACCGGAGCCGGGCTGCAGCAGATTGGTCTGGTGGATGTGTCCGTGAAGGGTGACAGGATGTCCACGAAGGTCCTTGGTTTTGTATCGGCCTCTGACATCAACGATCCTGCCCACAGTGCGCTGGCAAAACAATATGGTATAGCTTCCATTCCTGCGGATAATGATGTTGCTTGTTACCTTGCCAAGGTAAGTGCGGCATATACGGCTAAAATGAATATGTCTGCCCAGAAGGCTGCCGCCGAGAAGGCTGCCGCTGAGAAGGCTGCCGCTGAGAAGGCCGCTGCCGAGAAGGCTGCTGCCGAAAAGGCTGCTGTCAAATATCCGTATGGTGTGACTCCGATAATTAAAGCCAAGGGTTCTAATCCTAATTTCGATTTGTTTATTGTTCATACCAATGATGTGCATGGACGGCTCGCTTCTGATGGAAAGGCCACAATTGGTTATCCAAAACTTTCTACCATGTTGCAGGTTGCAAGGAGTTTGACTGACAATATCTTGGTTTTGGATGCAGGTGATGTAAGCCAAGGCACTAATATTGTCAACATGTTCCAGGGTGAGACTGCCGGTGTAATGCTTGATATGCTGGGCTATGATGCAGTTGCACCAGGAAATCATGATTTTGACTTTGGACAGGATAGACTTATCCAAGCTGCCAAATATGCTGACCAGTACACCAATATTAAGGTGTTGAGTGCCAACATTCTCGATAGCAAGGGCAATTTCCTGTTGCAGCCATATCAAATTTATGAATTCAATGGATTCAAAGTGGCTGTCATTGGTCTCACTACTCCTGATACCATGACTTCTACCAATCCAAAGAATGTTGTCGGTCTTAAGTTCGTGAATCCTTTGGATGTACTTGATGAGGCGCAAGCTGCAGTCAACATGGCTCATAAGTATGCTGATTATGTAGTGGTACTTGGTCACGTCGGCATCAATCCGAATGTTACCAGTGGCTTGACAAGCATTGACATTTGCAAACATATCAATGGTATTGATCTGTTTATAGACGGACATAGCCATGATGCTATCGAAGGTGGCAAGGTTGTAAACGGGGCTTTGATTGTACAGGCCGGGGAATACATGAAGAATGTAGGTGTTGTCGATGTGTCAGTTCGCAACGACAAGGCCGTAGGTCAGACAGAGACTCTTGTCAAGGCTTCTGATGTGTTGGATCCTGCTGAGAGCAAGCTTGCACAGAAATATGGAATTACTGAGGTCCCAGATGATCCTGAAGTTGCATCCTTTATTGCAGACAAGCAGGCTGCGCTTGATAAGGAATATGGCACGGTCATTGCCAAACTGCCAGTATGGTTGGATGGTGAAAGGGCTGATGTCCGTACAAGGCCTACTGACCTTTCAAGGATGATCTGTACTGCAATGACTGAAGCTACAGGCGCTGATTTCTCAATCACCAACGGTGGTGGTATCAGAGCTAGCCTTGCTGCAGGCGATGTTACGATCAATGATGTAATGACTGTGTTGCCGTTTGGTAATACCATGACAGTCTGCGAATTGACTGGTGAACAGGTCTATGCAGCTTTGGAGCATGGCTATTCTGGATTGCCTGAACCTGCAGGTTCATATAGCCAGACAGATCTCAGGGTTGTGTACAATAAGTACGGAAAGCCTGGCAAGCGGATTCTGAGAGTCTTGGTTGGTGACAAGATTATCAAGAAGGATTCTACTCCATATAAAGTCTGTACCAATGACTTCATGGTTGCTGGTGGTGATGGCTACACGATGTTTACCAAGGTGATCGGCACATATGGTATGCTTAGCGATGCCTTGATGGATTATCTCAAAGCTAATTATCCAGTTAGGTAA
- the yidD gene encoding membrane protein insertion efficiency factor YidD, with the protein MQNLRNILRQVYLIPVYLYKGLLSPYMGGSCIYSPTCSTYFVNAVAKHGIIRGTIMGIARITRCSRHYLGGNDPVPDTFSWSRFRYDRKVFRRKRK; encoded by the coding sequence ATGCAAAACCTGCGTAACATACTACGCCAAGTATATCTTATTCCAGTCTATTTATACAAGGGATTGCTATCCCCTTATATGGGTGGATCCTGTATTTACTCACCGACCTGTTCGACATATTTTGTCAATGCAGTTGCAAAACATGGGATAATACGGGGAACTATCATGGGTATCGCCCGCATTACTCGCTGCAGCCGCCATTATCTTGGCGGTAATGATCCGGTACCGGATACTTTCAGCTGGAGTAGGTTCCGTTATGATCGAAAAGTCTTCAGACGGAAACGGAAATAA
- a CDS encoding galactose mutarotase, with product MIKVTDFGTYGDGSPVKSITIESGLFSVELLTLGATIRRLMVPDRNGNVADVVLGHDSVKEYMQGTTYFGMTIGPFANRIGKARFFIDGKEYHLEANINDGTDSLHSGSSSLCWKNWAYAISEIDGTPTVVFTSGLQDGEGNWPGPINASVFFSLSSEGKLRIRYQVISKKKTYLNFTNHSYFNLTGDVRQGILGHEVLLPSKGYVEVDGKLIPTGRILPCQHTPFDFSFFHEIGERIALAGGYDHCFAFADVDGKLQHRVTVREKNSGRQLDISTTMPAIQMYTSNTLSSETLTKEGIPCCQYGGLALETEFYPDSPNQPTFPSCLYGAGKVYEEVTEYTFSVC from the coding sequence TTGATTAAAGTTACTGATTTCGGAACCTATGGTGATGGCTCTCCTGTCAAGAGTATTACCATCGAGTCCGGTTTGTTTTCTGTGGAACTTCTTACTTTGGGAGCTACCATACGGCGGTTGATGGTGCCTGATCGGAATGGAAATGTTGCAGATGTCGTACTTGGGCATGACAGTGTCAAGGAATATATGCAAGGTACGACTTATTTTGGCATGACAATCGGGCCTTTTGCAAATCGTATCGGCAAAGCCCGTTTTTTTATCGATGGCAAAGAATATCATCTGGAAGCCAATATCAATGATGGTACGGATTCTCTCCATAGCGGGAGTTCCAGTCTTTGTTGGAAAAACTGGGCTTATGCTATCAGCGAGATTGACGGCACTCCTACGGTTGTTTTTACTTCAGGACTGCAGGATGGTGAAGGTAACTGGCCGGGGCCGATCAATGCCAGTGTCTTTTTTTCACTTTCTTCTGAAGGAAAACTGAGAATACGTTATCAGGTAATCAGCAAGAAGAAAACGTATTTGAATTTCACCAATCATAGTTATTTCAATCTTACAGGAGATGTCAGGCAGGGAATTCTTGGACATGAAGTCTTGTTGCCCAGCAAAGGTTATGTTGAAGTAGATGGCAAACTTATTCCGACGGGCAGGATACTGCCATGTCAGCATACTCCCTTTGATTTTTCTTTCTTCCATGAAATTGGCGAAAGAATTGCTCTTGCTGGGGGCTATGATCATTGTTTTGCGTTTGCAGATGTTGATGGAAAATTGCAACATAGGGTTACGGTAAGGGAGAAAAACAGCGGGCGCCAGCTGGATATATCCACTACGATGCCTGCCATTCAGATGTATACGTCGAATACTCTTTCATCGGAAACGCTTACAAAGGAAGGAATACCGTGTTGCCAATATGGGGGCCTTGCCTTGGAAACAGAATTTTATCCAGATTCTCCGAATCAGCCGACTTTCCCTTCCTGCCTGTATGGTGCTGGAAAAGTGTATGAGGAAGTAACTGAATATACTTTTTCCGTTTGTTGA